A stretch of DNA from Polyodon spathula isolate WHYD16114869_AA unplaced genomic scaffold, ASM1765450v1 scaffolds_764, whole genome shotgun sequence:
CAGCTTGCATTTAAGCACAGTTCAGATAGTCGTGAAAGATTTGTGTTTGCCCTTGTTTTGGATGTTTTTGTGTGCAGTTTTCAAATTTGCATGCACGCATTTGCACTGTGCACAATGTTTCTAGATCAACATGTTGTGTCACAATGGTAGGGTGCAGGCAGTGACCTTGAGAAACTCCTCGAAGTTGATATAACCAGACCCGCTCTCATCCACCGCATCAAAATAACTGAAGCGCTCTTCATACGATGATTGATCGTTGAGTTCATTCATTGTTGCGTCGCTGCACAAAGAGATAAAAACATATCTGAAATTCTGTGCATCCAGTTATTGATAGATCTTCAATAcaacatatattttttcttatgGGCACAATgttaagtaaaaacacatttgcctTCTGATTAACTGCccacaattttaattttttttaaaaactatagcTTTAAACTGACCCTTGGGCAAGCGTGCTGCATGTTGAGATTCCTAGATTAGCCAACATAGAGACTATATTGCCTACTCACAATTCCTTGAACTCGATTAGGCAGTCTTTATCCCTGTCAAACAGTTCAAACTGCTGTTTCAGGTGCGTTATGTCCTGTTCTGACCACTCTGGGTACATCTTTTGAAATTCAGTCACCTTTGTTTTCCAGTTAGACTGGTaatctgtcaaaataaaaaaactacaatcACCAATCAACTAAAATGATATATGCACAGGCCTATagattagatttttttccccagcagTTAAACATAAATACATCAACAGTAAATTACAATGTGTATGGCTGGTTAGTGGTTCCCACCTTCAAACTTGGCTTGTTCCCCCGCGGAGCGAACCCTAAGCTGAATCAGGTCATCACAGAACTGCAGGTTGATCTCATGAATCTGTTTTGCCATATCCGCTTCTATAGAGTCTGCAGCAGTTATAACGGGTATGAGGTAACGTTAGCCAGAACAAAGAGCCAGCAGTTTAAAGCACACGCCTCAGAACTAAAGCATTTTAGCATTACCTTCATCGTAATCAGAGTCCTCATAGATATCGGGCTCATTAACCAGAGGGTAAGACAAGCGACTTCCCATCTTCAAGTGAGGCAGGCTGAAAGAATCGCAGGTACTGTACAGCTGTGACAGCAGAGATGGAAAATAATGGACACTAATTCATTTAAATCACAAGTCTACTCTGTGAAGATGTTTTGaatctagaatatatatattggtCACTAATTATTTTGAGATAAAACCAATggacaaatacataaacatgaattATTATAAATAGTATACTGTTTaacagtatttgaaaaataaCGGTTTAACTTTCTTTATTCTCATTACTATAAACCAGCactgaggtatttttttttttttaattgttactgTATTTATAGACCTAAtggttcaaatacatttttaagtgtTAAGCTTAAACTATAAACGCTTTGCTAAATTGAATATTCGGAATATTTGCtttcagctttaaaaacaaaacacaaacttttaTGAAGTCACCACGAGGATTTggtgcgtattttttttttttttttaggtttaaattaaaaacagtaaatcatAAATATGAATACAGTTTATATTCGCAGAAGGTGCCACTGTGTCTGTAAATTGTTTTCAGACGGTACCTGCTTTTCTCGATCTCTATCCAAACGGTGTCGAAAAACCGTCACTTCGAAATTTAAAAACGTACCCCTCGCGTGCTTTCTTTGGCGGGGAAGTTTACTCATTTAAaggctacatattttttttatttcagtgaaaATAAGATAAGCAGATGGATTTAAAAACCCTGCCGGTAACTAGAAGTCTAATACTGCCACCTGCCCTGCATTTTCAGAActacataaataattaacattttgaaaaaaactgaTAGTAGTTAGTAAAAGTACACtgttgatttttgtatttatttcaaacaaaacattcatttcCACGTACataattattacagtacagtagtacaatGCTGGTACAGTATATCAAAGTAATATAAAGGataacacacaaataataataataataataataataataataataataataaccgaaCTAATACAGCAGTAGGTCTTTGTTTAAacgtttagaaaaaaacaaaacaaaaatgtttaagtaaatgttctttttttatcttttttttcttttcttttcttttaagtgGGCtgaaatttcatttaaaaaatactttaaatcatttttatttaaatataccagTGGATCAATCGCGTGCGTTCACTGTTCTTCGAAAGGCAATGACAAAACTCTGTTGTGGTAGTCTGAGGACGGATCAGTTTCCATGGCATTATAGATTCCTTATAGCCAACGTTAACGTCTTGGTTTAACGTCTCATCCAAAAGACATTACCTCAGTGGACACAACATCTTTGCATATTATCTGTAACAGAATTACTGCAGGCTTGTCAGTCCAGTAAACTGAGTGCGCATCTTGCATCAGGTAAAACAGCGATCTGTGTGCTGTGCATACCAGAGAACACAGAAACTGTGCTCCAGGTAGATacctaaataaatattataatgtgatAATTATAGGCAAAGGGTGCCTTTTGTCTCCTCCCTGAGGAACACAGAGAAGTACAGCAGTAGGACAGGTTAACTTCATCGCCTCTTTCACATGAGGGGAATAGGTGCATTGCCTGGGGTGGGCAGGTAGCTGTCTAAGTCTGTGAAGGTGGTCGAGTAGGTGCCTATGATGTGCAGGTCGCTCAGGCTGCTGTGGTCCTCGAACCTTGGCATCTGTTCACCTGACCCGCCCTCCATCAGGCAGCCACCCCAGTGAGAAGGGCCAGAAGAGGGAGAGGTTGCTATGAGGATCAGGGGATCCAGAGCCAGACTGTCATCTTCTAAATCTTCCCACAGGTGTCCTGTAAGGATGACACAGAGTGTCAGCTCAATGTAGAAGAGGCTAGACCTCTAGTGAGgtgcatttaaaatgttgaaatataCTGGACTGTGTTCTTAACATACACCTTCTTCATTATTCATCATTTCAgcgatatttaaaatgtactcttGTCATAGCGAACGGAAGACAGAATGCACTGCCCAGTAGCGTTGACAAGAGCACATCttaaatttattttaagtttttctCAGCTTGTACTAATCAGACAGAGGCTGTGTGGTGCGTCTCATTAAAAGCACATCATGCAAGACCTCATAAGCTGCCTCTGACCTCCTGGCAGTGCTTACCCTGCAGCTCAAAGTCGGTGAGGCTGGGGTTCAGAGTGTCGATGTCATTGCTGAGGTCCCCCTCCATCAGTAGATCCTGCATGCTCCGGGATGTGCAGTGCTCTGCCTGCAGGCCAGCTCTGTGGATGGGAGGGTGGGAGCTCAGGGTGCCTGCCTGGGGGGGCTCGTTGGGAGGGATCCCCGAGGGGGGCTGCTGGCGTTTGCTGGGAGAGAAGTGGGGGAAGCCTTGGGGTGCGGGAGGAAGGAACAGAGGCTGGTGGCTGAGGGCCCCCGTTGGGACCTGTAACGGGTGCCTATGCACCTGGCTGGACATGGCGCACTGTGCCGAGGTGAAAGAGGGGGCCATTGCGTAGCTGGGGTGTCCCTGAATAAGCAGGGTGCTGGGGTGAGAGGCTGGGAGGGGAGACAGCATGGAGGAGACCTTGTACTTTACAGGTTTGTCCCCGAGCAGGCGGTCTAGTTCCTCTGCAAAAGTAAGAGAAATACTTTAAGCATTGACGTTACCCAGCAAGTGACATTaattccactatatatatatatagctggtgATCACACAATATATTTGTGTATCCTTCCCATACTCTGTCTTTCCCCTCTTACCTGGCCTGGCCATGCTCTTGCGCACAGTGACTGGGTCTTTGCGTCTCCACTTGTGCAGCTCCTCCTGCATCTTCTCCACCTTGGCGGGGTTCAGGGCCCACAGACAGCCCTTGCGCGAGGAGCTGCCACTCTTGTTCTCCACCTTCTCGAAGCACTTGTTCAGAGACAGGTTATGACGGACCGAGTTCTTCCAACCATCAGGCGCTGTCTGCGGAGGGGAGGGGTGCTGACGTGAGGTACAGTGCTTCCTCGTGTGTTTTACCAACAGTTCTCTAATTACTGTTaaaccatgttgacagtaaattgtctaTCTTACTGTATAAGTGTCCCTCAATAATTGACtggtttcaaaactatttttgatgtatttcTTTATGAAATCAGTTACTGTatggtttttatttcaaaatagcaAACAactattagtttaaaaaaaaataaaaaaacagctctATTAATGGACAATGGCATGTGTTTTAGTGCTAaattttttacaattattattatattattattattattattattattattattgcaactgCAGGAGAGACACATACGACATTTCACGGACCAAATTGAGTGTAAGGCATACAAGGTTCATTCTCATTAaattttaaacccccccccccccatctttatTAGATTTCTTTCTGAGAGCAACGCCTTACCTCCAGGTATAAATTCTTTTCTCCTCTGCGAGGGTATTTTGGACAGAAGCCacattattttctatatatatttaagtgtattttatttaatgaatgctgacatttatatagatttttaaaaaggtgcaATAAATTGAGTGATGCAGTTAGATAAAAGAAATGAACGCATATTACTTGAAGCTAAATGCTGTCTTCCATCTCCAGTTAATCTGCCTGATTATATAAATACAGCTGAAATAGCTCTGAACACACATGTGCTCTGCAGTAGTTAAACTACAGTGATCTTTAACATGAGAAGATAGACTAGGAAGCCCTTTGCCAACCCATGGCATCAATAATGATATGCAAATTGAGCGATCATATAAATAACTTTCAATCAAAAATACTTGGCTCTGAGCTGGGTTGAGTGAGATAAATACGAAACCCTTGCTGTAGCAAGCTTCTGTTTCAGTAGAGATTAAAAACACATAGCTTGGAGGTTTGGTTTTGCTATGATCGtagacattaaataaaaacagattactTTTCAAGAAATCCCAACTGCATTTCTCTTTAATAATGCTGATAATTAACTGTCAAATAGTCTTAAAGCATTAACATCAGCCATTAATTAACTCAGATTTTTTTAGGAGAAAAATTCAATGGAAAGagctttaaaatgtgtaaacagGTCATGAATAATAGTGCTTAAGCGGTTTGGTTCTATAAAATCAACATTTTCataatctacaaaaaaaataGGACTTAAATAAAGGCTGGAGTAAACGCTCTGAAAATATAGCATTTTGTTATTTcgttcttttaaaaaatacaaaataaattgataaaGCACGCAGGTACGTGGCCTACTGAAACGATAGGCCTGCTGTACCAATAGACTGGCCTGGCAGAAGACCAGAGGGTACAGTCGCAATCACGCTGAATGCAGGTAATGAGCAAGCTGTTAGCTGTCGTGACGTttaccacacccacacacagtagGGCTGCTAGAAGAGACCTGCTTTAAAATTCttttttgtcgagctgaagaaggAACGCTAttgacaaaaatatttttttgcatatacTTCTACCCGACCTCAgcctgggacctaggagtcccgcGAGGTTCCAGCATGGTTTCCGACGGCAACATATGGCACGGGTTCAGATTGAACTTGAACAGCTTGGCAATGCCTTGCTTAAATTTCTCTGTGGTATGCCACATTAAAGGGTTTGCTGGGCAGGTTCTGTGTTGCATAAGGagttttcaaaagtgtttttattaCCTTGAAATAAGGGAAATGTTCGGTCATGAAGTTGTATATCTCGCTGACAGGCAGGCTCCCCGTCTTGCTGTTCCTCAGAGCCATGAAGATCAGAATGCTGCAGAGAATTGGAAACCCAGCGCAGATATTATATTGATTTAATATTCGTTTCCCTCCAGTCTCTGGGATAAAGTCTCGTTTGCAGAACTGTAACACTATAGCATTTATTCACGTGGAGTAATGCTGACGTGCGGACGAAGGAAGGAGGCTCCAACATGTTTTATGATTATGAATTACGCAGTGCTGCGATTAAAAGATAGCATTGATTTATCCAGGTGATCTCGGCTCTGTCAGTCCCGCCCCCAGGCAAAAAAAGAACCAGGAATCCAGCTGGCTTCTCTAGTACATGTTTTCATCTATCTTGTCAATGTAGGCCTAATTCATACGAACCAACCCATTTTCACATGCATGCTTGGCCCGCGCAACTGGAGGGGAAGCTGAAAAGGTATAtggctttgccatgctttccacCCCAAAGTCATCACAAGCCGCGAGTATTCTTCTGTACCATACTAGACAGTGTGagctgttctgcagtggagccctGTTTGTGATGCAGTGTGTGCTGCTGGCAGGGTACCTGTAGGAGTAGATGGGTTTAGGGTAGAGTGATTGCTGGGTGTCCCTGGGTGCCTGGGGAGCTATCCGCTGGTAGGGGTAGTGAGGGCTGCCAGAGAGACCCAGAGGATAGATACTGTCTGTGGAGAactgagacacacagacgagagaggaagaaacacacagtggAGTTATACAGGGCCACCTAATCCCAGGTACAAGGTGACCCAagcattttacatgtatttattcagtgtgtgtttatcagaatacaaaacaaaaatacacaaaaaagacATCTGCTATAAAGtagttttttaattgaatttctgTAAACCCAAAAAACAGCGCTCCATTTATAACTTCTGAATTCATTTGTCCATAACTCAGATCATAAAGAGACACATGGTTCGGATAATTTAAAAGATAGTTCCAATGTGAAACAGCATCAGCTATTTAATTGAGTGTTTACCTGTTGAAGTCGAGGGACGGTGCTGTAGGAGTGTTGAACCTGGGACTGGTAACGCTGAGATTTCAAGCCTGTCTCTTGTGGCACGGCTAGTATTTCTGTCTGGTATTTGGATTCTGCAATCTGAAAAGGgatttgatatatataatatatatcaatggCACCTCTCTTTTCGTCTATACTGTATGTACACTGTCCATACATCCATCACAAATAGTGGCAATGTAACCCAATTCACCTGCAAGTATGCCTGAATGCAATGGATGCCGTAATGCTTGGTAAAGTCCAAGTGCATTCACTTATAAACTCAGTAGGCTACTTTGTAATGCTGCAGTGATAGAATATTCACAATTGAAAGATGTCATCTTCAATGCAATGCTGTCAATGGAAACCTTGGGGGTCAATAATAAGCACATAATGCAATAGATATAGGCATCAGTGCTAGGAGCTTTTGTTGACACAGTTACAGTCGGAGAATCTTGTTTCAATGCAAAATGTCTCACTGGCTTGAAATCCACCCTGTTCTTAAATGTATCTAGAATTATAAATCCCCACCCTTACTCTGCTGCTCTGCAGGCATTGTCCCACGCTGTACGGGGTCACGTTGGCCCATGTAGTTGACGTTGCATGCTCCAGGGGGCTCTGTGACACTGCGTCTGGCTTTCCGTGGTGCTCCAGACCCCCGAAGCAGTTGAAGGAGCACAGGCACTGCAGGGGGGAGCAGGGGTCCCGCTGAGGAGACCCCCCTTCTCCAGGGTACTCCTCCGTGCTGAACCGCCAGCAGTACGGGTGAAAATGACTCTGATCCGCGGTGACGAACGTCTGTCCCGGGAGCCCATCATTGCTGTGCCGCCGGAACTTCTCTGCATGGCAGCTCTTGGGACTGTAGAGGGCGCTCTCGTTACCTCGGAATGAATGAGCTCCTTCTGCAACTCCCGACCCATCCTGCAGGAGGAGAAGAGAAACATCCCACGTGAGCAACAGCAGAGCCTGGCTTTTGCGTTTGGTTAATGCCTAGAGATGTCCTGGAGATGGAGGATgggaattacaaatggcacactGGCAAATGGCTTGGTAGCGTCAGTAAACTGCTGAGCGGTCACAGATCTAGAAACTCTCATTAATAAAATTCAGCTGAGAAAATCTGTAGGTCAGCTTATTGTGGGTGCACAGAGAGGCTAAGGAAAGCAGCCCTGTCCTACAGTCACGTCCCGCTGCACACTAAAATACACTCGGGTTGTGTCCGTTTACTGCTTTCTGTGCCCTGTATCATAATCTTGTTGATAGTCCAGTTTGTACACATTCCCGCTTGCCACTTTGTCACCCTGTGAGCTAAATGAGAACGTTATTTtcagtatataaatatttaaactatgaaACAGCTTTGCtagcaaaactgtttttttgagAGATGCTGGTATTAACATTTACAGCAGCTGATCCTTTCTAGCATGGGCTCATAAGGTAAGAGACTTGCTCAATaactgtacagatcactgaaccTCTGTAGACATCAACCACGTCCAGGGACTGGAAGCAGTACAAACAAATACAGCAGTGAATCTATTATGATCAGGAATGAGACTAATACTAATGggtttaatacatttcttaaaaggCTTGAAGAGGTATGTGTTTGAGCAGGTTTAAGAGTTAT
This window harbors:
- the foxn1 gene encoding forkhead box protein N1, whose protein sequence is MTSANQSRTFSSASLGTPSLQGPPNSTMPTHGTPESPHLQATQTQDGSGVAEGAHSFRGNESALYSPKSCHAEKFRRHSNDGLPGQTFVTADQSHFHPYCWRFSTEEYPGEGGSPQRDPCSPLQCLCSFNCFGGLEHHGKPDAVSQSPLEHATSTTWANVTPYSVGQCLQSSRIAESKYQTEILAVPQETGLKSQRYQSQVQHSYSTVPRLQQFSTDSIYPLGLSGSPHYPYQRIAPQAPRDTQQSLYPKPIYSYSILIFMALRNSKTGSLPVSEIYNFMTEHFPYFKTAPDGWKNSVRHNLSLNKCFEKVENKSGSSSRKGCLWALNPAKVEKMQEELHKWRRKDPVTVRKSMARPEELDRLLGDKPVKYKVSSMLSPLPASHPSTLLIQGHPSYAMAPSFTSAQCAMSSQVHRHPLQVPTGALSHQPLFLPPAPQGFPHFSPSKRQQPPSGIPPNEPPQAGTLSSHPPIHRAGLQAEHCTSRSMQDLLMEGDLSNDIDTLNPSLTDFELQGHLWEDLEDDSLALDPLILIATSPSSGPSHWGGCLMEGGSGEQMPRFEDHSSLSDLHIIGTYSTTFTDLDSYLPTPGNAPIPLM